A single genomic interval of Lewinellaceae bacterium harbors:
- a CDS encoding TAT-variant-translocated molybdopterin oxidoreductase — translation MKNKNNGVWIGVDQLADTPEYKETTQQEFINHEEIIESGSTNRRDFLKYLGFGIGAATLAASCEIPVKRAIPYVVKPDEIVPGVATYYASSFVQGGDYCALLVKTREGRPIKVEGNSLSKVTGGGTSARAQASVLSLYDTSRLDGPYRVAEGNIELPANRNKKGPSWAEIDQEITGKFNANSRIRIVAHTIMSPTTKKALEDFKAQYPNTEVVMYDPVSSSAILEANQQSFGQAVVPSYHFDKANVIVSFGADFLGTWISPVEFARQYAKGRKLEDVKNPKMSRHIQVESHVSLTGSNADNRIMVRPSEQGAAILALHNALAGKAGRPTARGPQLETEKAAKIQKVADELWSSRSAALVVSGSNNLGEQVLVNAINDMLGSYGSTIDFTNASLQRQGMDKNIKKLVDDMNAGRVDALFVMDGANPAYDVPMADKFVEGCGKVGLKVSFAGVPNETAYLCDYLTPTHHYLESWGDAEPKRGHYSLIQPAIAPIFANVGRPGTRQAEESLLRWAGVDVLAQAGAAAAGDTTAAAAPAAENPVWKKTMAETGHFYYEYLRKHWEMQFFPQQSDFATFQSFWDSTLHDGIFETPQATIQVAFSADVNEAAKRIRQPNNNAEALEISFFETVNMGNGVYANNPWLMEMPDPVTRCAWGNYLGIPVSWEGGNSYTAFKGLNPDEIKGKADIVNVAVGGVEKACTAVRQFGQMQGTLSLAIGFGREKTGIMGRALGNRVGTNVYPWLTLDDNGNVQYYATVENVSDRIGVDDEFACVQYHHAMGLKAEDPKTGEEINVDEKTAMAIGSGFQGGITKRSIIYQGHLAELPELAHHIEEHRAEAAGLNANTLYPYDEYNERFYSQGHHWMMHIDLSACIGCGACQVACIAENNVPVVGKREVSRHHEMAWLRIDRYFYGDFENPNVVYQPMLCQHCDNAPCENVCPVAATNHSSEGLNQMTYNRCIGTRYCANNCPYKVRRFNWLDYTTADLFGANEVEVNGENVPFGADNLTRMVLNPDVTVRSRGVIEKCSFCVQRIQEGKLTAKREGRRLRDNDVKTACQTACPTGAIVFGDGNNKEGAVAQKLENPLNYLVLEETNTRPSVNYQAKVNNRSEAFDA, via the coding sequence ATGAAGAATAAGAATAATGGTGTTTGGATCGGGGTAGACCAGTTAGCCGATACCCCCGAATACAAAGAAACCACTCAGCAGGAATTCATCAACCACGAAGAAATCATAGAAAGCGGGAGCACCAACCGCCGCGACTTTCTGAAGTACCTCGGGTTTGGCATTGGCGCCGCCACCCTGGCTGCCAGTTGCGAAATCCCCGTCAAGCGCGCTATTCCTTATGTGGTAAAACCGGATGAGATTGTGCCGGGCGTTGCCACCTATTACGCTTCCAGCTTTGTTCAGGGCGGCGACTATTGCGCCCTGCTGGTCAAAACCCGCGAGGGCCGGCCCATCAAGGTGGAAGGCAACAGCCTGTCGAAAGTGACCGGCGGCGGCACCAGCGCGCGGGCGCAGGCCAGCGTATTGAGCCTTTATGACACCAGCCGCCTCGACGGCCCCTACCGCGTGGCGGAGGGCAATATCGAGCTGCCGGCCAACCGCAATAAGAAAGGGCCTTCCTGGGCGGAGATCGACCAGGAGATCACCGGTAAGTTCAATGCCAACTCCCGCATCCGCATCGTGGCGCATACCATCATGAGCCCAACGACGAAGAAGGCGCTGGAAGACTTCAAGGCCCAATACCCGAACACCGAGGTCGTGATGTACGACCCGGTATCCAGCTCCGCCATTCTGGAAGCCAACCAGCAGAGCTTCGGCCAGGCGGTTGTTCCGTCTTATCATTTCGACAAGGCCAACGTGATCGTCAGCTTCGGCGCCGATTTCCTGGGCACCTGGATTTCTCCGGTAGAATTCGCCAGGCAGTACGCCAAAGGCCGCAAGCTGGAGGATGTGAAGAACCCGAAGATGTCCCGCCATATCCAGGTGGAAAGCCATGTGAGCCTGACCGGTTCGAATGCCGACAACCGCATCATGGTCCGGCCGTCGGAGCAGGGCGCCGCCATTCTGGCGTTGCACAACGCTCTGGCTGGCAAGGCGGGCCGCCCTACTGCCCGGGGCCCGCAATTGGAAACTGAAAAGGCGGCAAAAATACAGAAGGTGGCCGACGAGCTCTGGAGCAGCCGCAGCGCCGCCCTCGTCGTTTCCGGCTCCAACAACCTGGGCGAGCAGGTGCTGGTCAATGCGATCAACGATATGCTCGGCAGCTACGGAAGCACGATCGACTTCACCAATGCTTCCCTGCAGCGCCAGGGCATGGATAAAAACATTAAGAAACTCGTCGACGATATGAACGCCGGCAGGGTGGATGCGCTCTTCGTAATGGACGGCGCCAACCCGGCCTACGACGTGCCTATGGCCGACAAGTTCGTCGAAGGCTGCGGCAAAGTGGGCCTGAAGGTTTCCTTCGCCGGCGTGCCCAACGAGACGGCCTATCTGTGCGACTACCTCACGCCCACCCACCACTACCTGGAAAGCTGGGGCGACGCCGAGCCGAAGCGCGGCCACTACAGCCTCATACAGCCGGCCATTGCGCCGATCTTCGCCAACGTGGGCCGCCCCGGCACCCGGCAGGCGGAGGAAAGCCTGTTGCGTTGGGCCGGAGTGGATGTGCTGGCACAGGCTGGCGCCGCTGCCGCCGGAGATACCACCGCTGCGGCGGCTCCGGCAGCAGAGAACCCCGTCTGGAAAAAAACGATGGCGGAAACCGGCCATTTCTACTACGAATACCTGCGCAAGCACTGGGAAATGCAATTCTTCCCCCAGCAGTCGGATTTCGCCACCTTCCAGTCGTTCTGGGACAGCACCCTGCACGACGGCATATTCGAAACGCCGCAGGCTACAATACAGGTGGCCTTCTCCGCCGATGTAAACGAAGCTGCCAAGCGCATCCGCCAACCCAACAACAATGCCGAGGCGCTGGAGATTTCTTTCTTCGAAACCGTCAACATGGGCAACGGCGTTTACGCCAACAACCCCTGGCTGATGGAGATGCCCGACCCGGTTACCCGTTGTGCCTGGGGAAATTACCTGGGCATTCCCGTATCCTGGGAAGGCGGCAACAGTTATACCGCATTCAAGGGCCTGAACCCGGATGAGATCAAAGGGAAAGCCGATATCGTCAACGTGGCCGTTGGCGGTGTCGAAAAAGCCTGCACGGCAGTCCGCCAGTTCGGCCAGATGCAGGGCACCCTGTCCCTGGCTATTGGTTTTGGCCGGGAGAAAACGGGCATTATGGGCCGCGCACTGGGCAATAGGGTGGGTACGAATGTGTATCCCTGGCTGACGCTGGATGACAACGGCAACGTACAGTATTATGCTACGGTTGAGAATGTTTCGGACCGCATCGGGGTAGACGACGAGTTCGCCTGCGTGCAGTACCATCACGCGATGGGGCTGAAAGCGGAAGACCCGAAGACCGGAGAGGAGATCAATGTAGACGAGAAGACAGCCATGGCGATCGGTTCCGGTTTTCAGGGGGGCATCACCAAGCGTTCGATCATCTACCAGGGCCACCTGGCGGAACTGCCCGAACTGGCCCACCACATCGAGGAGCATCGCGCTGAAGCAGCCGGGCTTAACGCCAATACGCTTTATCCGTACGACGAATACAACGAAAGATTCTATAGCCAGGGGCACCATTGGATGATGCACATCGACCTGAGCGCCTGCATTGGCTGCGGCGCCTGCCAGGTGGCCTGTATCGCTGAGAACAACGTACCGGTAGTGGGCAAGCGGGAAGTGTCCCGCCACCACGAGATGGCCTGGTTGCGCATTGACCGTTATTTCTACGGGGATTTCGAGAACCCCAATGTAGTCTATCAGCCAATGTTGTGCCAGCACTGCGACAACGCCCCCTGCGAGAACGTCTGCCCGGTGGCCGCTACCAACCACAGCTCGGAAGGCCTCAACCAAATGACCTACAACCGCTGCATTGGCACGCGCTACTGCGCCAACAACTGCCCCTACAAAGTGCGCCGCTTCAATTGGCTGGACTACACCACTGCCGACCTCTTCGGCGCCAACGAAGTAGAGGTGAACGGCGAAAATGTGCCTTTTGGCGCCGACAACCTCACCCGCATGGTGCTGAACCCGGACGTGACAGTGCGCTCTCGTGGAGTGATCGAGAAATGCAGCTTCTGCGTGCAGCGCATACAGGAAGGCAAACTCACCGCGAAACGCGAAGGCCGCAGGTTGCGCGACAACGACGTCAAGACGGCCTGCCAGACGGCCTGCCCGACGGGCGCTATCGTTTTCGGCGACGGCAACAACAAAGAAGGCGCAGTGGCCCAAAAACTGGAAAACCCGTTGAATTACCTGGTGCTGGAAGAAACCAATACGCGGCCTTCCGTCAACTATCAGGCAAAGGTGAACAACCGCAGCGAAGCATTTGACGCATAA
- a CDS encoding c-type cytochrome produces the protein MTYKQLISRFLLLLVVALFSFPAFAQDNQGGAAAEASAPAGEANIDEGKTLFRNYCATCHNKNMKDNLTGPALGGVEERWADYPKEDLYSWIRNSQAMINQGHPRATELWNEWKPTVMNNFNLTDQEVDNILAYVDYVYTGKDQVAGGPTPGVPQQAVEKPNNTPLFIALAVILAILAVVLARIVANLNYMVQVREGNAPARRKTLVEILTSKGLIAFVIFALVVLGGYTTVNNAIMLGRQQGYAPEQPIQFSHATHAGLQQIDCQYCHDGARRSKHSVIPAANTCMNCHAAIKVGSKYGTAELSKIYASIGWNPNTDTYIEDYDKMSEQDIEQIFKKWVADSYVKEKGGIDAEGEKLIEDQWDGIVNSLTNENKEKIQGPIEWVRIHNLPDHAYFNHAQHVAVGKVECQTCHGPVQEMEVVQQYSPLSMGWCINCHRQTEVQFAGNEYYKAYENYHDEIARGEREKVTVEEIGGLECQKCHY, from the coding sequence CGCTGTTCTCCTTCCCTGCTTTCGCTCAGGATAACCAGGGAGGAGCTGCTGCCGAAGCCTCAGCGCCCGCCGGAGAGGCTAACATCGATGAGGGAAAGACGCTTTTCCGAAACTACTGTGCGACCTGCCACAACAAGAACATGAAGGATAACCTGACCGGCCCGGCCCTGGGCGGCGTTGAAGAACGCTGGGCAGATTATCCGAAGGAAGACCTGTACAGCTGGATTCGCAACTCCCAGGCCATGATCAACCAGGGGCACCCCCGAGCTACCGAGCTCTGGAACGAGTGGAAGCCCACGGTGATGAACAACTTCAACCTCACCGACCAGGAGGTCGACAACATCCTCGCCTACGTCGATTATGTGTATACCGGCAAAGATCAGGTTGCCGGCGGCCCTACTCCCGGCGTGCCTCAGCAGGCAGTTGAAAAGCCGAACAATACCCCGCTTTTTATCGCTCTGGCGGTGATCCTCGCCATTCTCGCTGTCGTTCTGGCCCGCATCGTGGCCAACCTCAACTATATGGTGCAGGTGCGCGAAGGCAACGCTCCGGCGCGCCGCAAGACGCTGGTGGAGATACTGACCAGCAAGGGGCTGATCGCTTTTGTCATCTTCGCGCTGGTAGTGCTCGGCGGTTACACCACGGTCAACAACGCCATCATGCTGGGCCGGCAGCAAGGCTACGCTCCGGAACAACCCATCCAATTTTCTCACGCTACCCACGCCGGGCTGCAGCAAATCGACTGCCAGTATTGCCACGACGGCGCCCGCCGCTCCAAGCACTCCGTCATCCCGGCCGCCAATACCTGCATGAACTGCCACGCCGCCATTAAAGTCGGTTCCAAATACGGAACGGCCGAACTGAGCAAAATTTACGCTTCCATCGGCTGGAACCCCAATACGGATACCTACATCGAAGACTACGATAAAATGAGCGAGCAGGATATCGAGCAAATCTTCAAGAAGTGGGTTGCCGATTCCTATGTCAAGGAAAAGGGCGGTATCGATGCCGAAGGCGAGAAGCTCATCGAAGACCAATGGGATGGTATTGTCAATTCGCTGACCAACGAAAACAAGGAAAAAATACAGGGCCCGATCGAATGGGTTCGCATCCATAACCTTCCGGACCACGCCTACTTCAACCACGCTCAGCACGTTGCTGTGGGCAAAGTAGAATGCCAGACCTGCCACGGGCCGGTTCAGGAAATGGAAGTGGTGCAACAGTATTCTCCGCTCTCCATGGGTTGGTGCATCAACTGCCACCGCCAGACGGAAGTACAGTTTGCCGGCAACGAGTACTACAAAGCCTACGAAAACTACCACGACGAGATCGCCCGCGGAGAACGCGAAAAGGTGACCGTCGAGGAGATCGGCGGCCTCGAATGCCAGAAATGCCACTATTAA